Proteins co-encoded in one Prevotella sp. E13-27 genomic window:
- a CDS encoding nucleotidyl transferase AbiEii/AbiGii toxin family protein, protein MTRHFYDLEKLMHTPYAEIALNDLVLYHEIVEHRRKFYHVGYVDYDKELPANIQIVPSDELMSAYEADYNEMKESFIYGQSLTFADMMKRIRVLQELFTSPSTAALSSVGTKLT, encoded by the coding sequence ATGACACGTCATTTCTATGACTTGGAGAAGCTGATGCATACCCCATACGCGGAAATAGCTCTTAATGATTTGGTGCTCTATCATGAGATTGTAGAACATCGTCGCAAGTTCTATCATGTTGGTTATGTGGATTACGACAAGGAGCTACCTGCCAATATTCAGATTGTGCCAAGTGATGAACTGATGTCTGCTTATGAGGCTGACTACAACGAGATGAAAGAAAGTTTCATCTATGGTCAGTCACTTACCTTTGCCGATATGATGAAGAGAATAAGGGTGCTACAAGAACTCTTCACGTCGCCATCTACTGCGGCCTTGTCCAGTGTGGGGACGAAGTTGACGTAG
- a CDS encoding DUF2442 domain-containing protein, with amino-acid sequence MINAQGIMISVQGHDYFLSYNRIPWMQDAPIRSVLNVRMSGPEAIEWPDLDVDLEIDSLRHPERYPLVIKRNPLDYVEA; translated from the coding sequence ATGATTAATGCACAGGGAATAATGATTTCTGTACAGGGACATGATTATTTCCTGTCCTATAACCGTATCCCTTGGATGCAGGATGCACCAATTCGCAGTGTTCTCAACGTACGAATGTCCGGTCCTGAGGCTATTGAATGGCCTGATCTTGACGTAGACCTTGAAATAGACAGTCTGCGCCATCCCGAACGCTATCCACTTGTCATCAAGCGTAATCCTTTGGATTATGTTGAAGCATAA
- a CDS encoding RNA polymerase sigma factor: protein MERSKYISLVTELRQIAVARALVLLNDKEDAEDVAAEVMLRLWERHRLLRDDADEVMHYTDTMAWNLSLDLLRHRRRYPILRIFHKQDSDVKETDGITDIPDLYTPQQYVESKEAGDIFRRAMIQLPYNWRKIVEMREKEDMSFAEV from the coding sequence ATGGAACGTTCAAAGTACATATCATTGGTAACCGAACTGCGGCAGATTGCTGTTGCGAGGGCTTTGGTGTTACTCAACGACAAGGAAGATGCTGAGGATGTGGCCGCAGAGGTGATGTTAAGACTCTGGGAAAGACACCGACTGTTGCGTGATGATGCCGACGAGGTGATGCATTATACCGATACGATGGCATGGAATCTTTCTTTGGACTTATTACGACATCGACGACGGTACCCCATTTTGCGAATATTCCACAAGCAGGATAGTGATGTAAAGGAAACAGACGGCATCACAGACATTCCAGACTTGTATACGCCTCAGCAGTACGTTGAGAGCAAAGAGGCGGGCGACATCTTCAGAAGGGCAATGATCCAGCTACCCTACAACTGGAGGAAGATTGTTGAAATGCGCGAAAAAGAAGATATGAGTTTTGCTGAAGTGTAG
- a CDS encoding DUF4160 domain-containing protein, giving the protein MHIHVIFNGHEAKYWLEPQVELAKNTGIPEHKLNEIKTIVEKYADRFKEQFRQHVGKRIDD; this is encoded by the coding sequence ATGCATATCCACGTCATCTTCAATGGGCATGAAGCCAAATATTGGTTGGAACCTCAAGTGGAGTTAGCGAAGAATACTGGGATTCCTGAACACAAATTGAATGAAATAAAAACGATAGTTGAGAAATATGCAGACAGATTTAAGGAACAATTCCGTCAACACGTTGGTAAGCGTATTGATGATTAA
- the cysK gene encoding cysteine synthase A, translated as MSKIAKQLTELVGNTPLLELNKYSQAKGLETPVIAKVEFFNPGGSVKDRIALAMIEDAEAKGILKPGATIIEPTSGNTGVGLALVSAVKGYHLILTMPETMSVERRNLVKAYGAEVRLTSGKDGMPGAIRAAEELRNSIPGSVILQQFENAANPAKHYATTGPEIWRDTDGKVDIFVAGVGTGGTISGTGKYLKEQNPNVQVIAVEPKSSPVLNGGQSGPHKIQGIGAGFIPKTYNSDIIDEVFDVENDDAIRTGREIAQSEGLLVGISAGAALYAAIQVAKRPENKGKKIVVLLPDTGERYLSTVLYAFEDYPL; from the coding sequence ATGAGTAAAATTGCAAAGCAGCTGACTGAGCTCGTCGGCAACACCCCACTTCTGGAGCTCAACAAGTATTCACAGGCAAAGGGTCTGGAGACTCCTGTTATTGCCAAAGTAGAGTTCTTTAATCCTGGCGGTAGCGTGAAGGATCGTATCGCACTGGCGATGATTGAGGATGCAGAGGCTAAGGGCATCTTGAAGCCCGGCGCAACCATCATTGAACCTACCAGCGGAAATACGGGCGTAGGACTGGCACTGGTGTCTGCCGTTAAGGGCTACCACCTTATCCTTACCATGCCCGAGACCATGAGCGTGGAGCGTCGTAACCTCGTGAAAGCTTATGGTGCTGAGGTTCGTCTCACCTCTGGAAAGGACGGCATGCCTGGTGCCATCCGCGCTGCTGAGGAACTGCGCAACTCAATCCCAGGATCTGTTATCCTGCAGCAGTTTGAGAACGCCGCTAACCCCGCTAAGCACTACGCTACAACAGGTCCTGAGATCTGGCGCGACACCGATGGAAAGGTGGACATCTTCGTGGCAGGAGTTGGTACAGGTGGTACTATCAGCGGTACAGGTAAGTATCTGAAGGAGCAGAACCCCAATGTTCAGGTCATTGCCGTAGAGCCAAAGTCAAGCCCGGTTCTTAACGGTGGTCAGAGCGGCCCTCACAAGATTCAGGGTATAGGTGCCGGCTTCATCCCCAAGACCTACAACTCTGATATCATCGACGAGGTCTTTGATGTTGAAAACGACGATGCTATCCGTACAGGTCGCGAGATTGCCCAGTCAGAAGGCCTGCTTGTAGGTATCTCTGCCGGTGCTGCTCTCTACGCAGCCATTCAGGTGGCAAAGCGCCCAGAGAACAAGGGCAAGAAGATTGTGGTGCTGCTGCCTGACACAGGTGAGCGCTACCTCTCTACCGTACTCTACGCTTTCGAGGACTATCCACTTTAA
- a CDS encoding DUF6088 family protein: MCIFAVGNICYHSDHNLYTKRKTRFGILYPSAYELVKEIAKRDKAKVIPTGATAANRLGFSTQVPMNTIFLTTGSGRKLKLGNRTVTLKHGAPKNFAFRGRLMPELVQALRNIGEHNITQDVETRIRQLFTETPETDTIEYDLLLAPVWMRQVIKRGIQQ; encoded by the coding sequence ATTTGTATTTTTGCGGTCGGAAATATTTGTTATCATTCCGACCATAATTTATATACAAAACGTAAGACACGTTTTGGCATCCTTTACCCTTCTGCTTACGAATTAGTGAAGGAGATTGCCAAACGAGATAAGGCAAAAGTCATACCAACGGGTGCCACAGCCGCTAATCGCTTAGGATTCTCAACGCAAGTACCCATGAATACTATTTTTCTGACTACTGGGTCTGGGCGAAAATTGAAATTAGGGAATCGAACTGTGACTCTGAAGCATGGGGCACCTAAGAACTTTGCATTCCGAGGACGTTTGATGCCAGAATTGGTACAGGCATTACGCAACATTGGTGAGCATAACATCACTCAGGATGTTGAAACGAGGATTAGGCAACTTTTCACGGAAACACCTGAGACTGACACCATAGAATATGATTTATTGTTGGCTCCTGTATGGATGCGACAAGTTATAAAGAGAGGAATACAGCAATGA
- a CDS encoding ThiF family adenylyltransferase, protein MAIDSAIFRRSELLLGKEAMERIAQKRVIIFGVGGVGSWCAESLVRSGIHHLTIVDSDCVSITNINRQLMATTKTVGQPKVEVLKERLLSINPQAEINALQQIFSEESASMFCLENYDYIIDAIDSLKDKAALILLACKTNAKLFSSMGAALKLDPTRIKVTEFWKVQGDPLARAIRKKFKALSKRAESDARISSPEHEEARPKVKHMGQYPEKKFQVVYSDELLENLGCPPDDEEIPSTFNKPQTNGSLSHITAIFGFTLAGLVISDAVGHASTETAHY, encoded by the coding sequence ATGGCAATAGATAGTGCAATATTTCGAAGAAGTGAGCTTCTGTTAGGCAAGGAGGCAATGGAACGCATTGCTCAGAAGCGGGTTATAATCTTTGGTGTGGGCGGCGTAGGCTCGTGGTGCGCAGAGAGTCTGGTGCGAAGCGGCATCCACCATTTAACCATTGTAGATAGCGATTGTGTGAGCATCACCAACATCAATCGCCAACTTATGGCAACTACAAAGACCGTTGGACAGCCAAAGGTGGAAGTATTAAAAGAACGTCTGCTCAGCATCAATCCCCAAGCAGAGATAAACGCCCTGCAGCAGATATTCTCGGAAGAGAGTGCCTCTATGTTTTGCTTGGAGAACTACGACTACATCATCGATGCCATCGACTCACTGAAGGATAAGGCCGCTCTTATTCTCTTGGCTTGTAAGACAAATGCAAAACTCTTCTCATCTATGGGCGCCGCATTGAAACTCGACCCCACCCGCATCAAGGTCACTGAGTTCTGGAAGGTGCAGGGCGACCCGTTGGCACGCGCCATCCGCAAAAAATTCAAGGCTCTGAGTAAGCGAGCGGAGAGCGATGCTCGCATCAGCTCTCCCGAGCATGAAGAGGCTCGACCGAAGGTCAAGCATATGGGACAATACCCAGAAAAGAAGTTTCAAGTGGTTTATAGCGACGAACTACTTGAGAACCTTGGCTGTCCGCCTGACGACGAAGAGATCCCCTCAACTTTCAACAAGCCCCAGACCAACGGTTCCCTTTCCCACATCACCGCTATCTTCGGCTTCACATTGGCTGGTCTCGTTATTTCGGACGCAGTGGGACACGCTTCGACTGAAACTGCACACTACTGA
- a CDS encoding DUF1566 domain-containing protein: MFRTRFISMLVLLAAVATGATAQTTYKVSVKEGTEDATSWQGKAGEGEYQALPLTGLEAGTAVTVKYNGTKKVKSVKARKKAAALSLTSPSVGQVIGSDGKNYAAASVPSGVTKVAMIAYVSGSNGLAIALADEGSLNWATAKSTCEAKTPAFTNGTWHLPSQAEWNNMFSANGGDEESYNGLNAAINNAGGTILQSGSYWSSSEYSPGVGAHFVHLDDGDVDWSKANEALGRKVRACLAF; encoded by the coding sequence ATGTTCAGAACAAGATTTATTTCAATGCTCGTGCTGCTCGCAGCAGTAGCCACGGGCGCAACGGCACAGACTACCTACAAAGTCTCTGTGAAGGAAGGCACCGAGGATGCCACCAGTTGGCAGGGCAAGGCCGGCGAAGGCGAGTATCAGGCGCTGCCCCTCACCGGCTTGGAAGCAGGCACGGCGGTCACCGTCAAGTACAACGGCACGAAGAAGGTGAAGAGCGTCAAGGCCAGGAAGAAGGCTGCCGCACTCAGCCTCACCAGCCCCAGCGTGGGACAGGTCATCGGCAGCGACGGCAAGAACTATGCTGCTGCCAGCGTGCCCTCGGGCGTGACCAAAGTGGCAATGATTGCCTACGTGTCCGGCTCCAACGGTCTCGCCATCGCCCTCGCCGACGAAGGCTCGTTGAATTGGGCGACGGCAAAATCCACATGCGAAGCAAAAACACCCGCCTTCACCAACGGCACATGGCACCTGCCCAGCCAGGCCGAGTGGAATAATATGTTCAGTGCCAACGGCGGCGACGAAGAAAGCTACAACGGCCTGAATGCGGCTATCAACAACGCCGGAGGCACAATCTTGCAGTCGGGCTCCTATTGGTCGTCGTCGGAGTACAGTCCAGGCGTCGGCGCCCACTTCGTGCACCTCGACGATGGCGATGTCGACTGGAGCAAAGCCAATGAGGCCCTCGGCCGCAAAGTCCGTGCCTGCCTCGCTTTTTAA